A single Flavobacteriales bacterium DNA region contains:
- the rfbF gene encoding glucose-1-phosphate cytidylyltransferase, giving the protein MKVLILAGGFGTRISEETALKPKPMVEIGGKPILWHIMKIYSHYGFNEFVILLGYKGYYIKEYFSNYFLHQSDVTIDLANNKLEILNNASEPWKVTLLDTGENTMTGGRIKRAERFIDNQPFLVTYGDGVADIDIAKSVEFHKNHGKALTMTSVQPAGRFGALSIGDGNQVSSFIEKPHGDGNWINGGFFVCQPEVMNFINGDHTIFEREPLENLAKEGELYAYKHQGFWQCMDTLRDKTYLNEMWESGKAQWKKW; this is encoded by the coding sequence ATGAAAGTTTTAATCCTCGCCGGTGGTTTTGGTACCCGAATTTCGGAAGAAACCGCCCTTAAACCCAAACCAATGGTAGAAATCGGGGGAAAGCCCATTTTGTGGCACATCATGAAAATTTACTCCCATTACGGCTTTAATGAATTTGTCATTTTATTGGGCTACAAAGGCTATTACATCAAGGAATATTTTTCAAACTATTTCCTTCATCAAAGTGATGTAACCATTGATTTGGCCAATAACAAGCTTGAGATTTTGAACAATGCTTCTGAGCCGTGGAAAGTAACATTGCTTGATACCGGCGAAAACACTATGACCGGCGGAAGGATAAAACGTGCAGAACGATTTATTGACAACCAGCCCTTTTTGGTTACCTACGGCGACGGTGTAGCTGATATTGATATTGCCAAATCGGTTGAATTTCATAAAAATCACGGGAAAGCTTTGACCATGACTTCGGTGCAACCTGCAGGCAGATTTGGAGCTCTTTCCATTGGCGACGGTAACCAGGTTTCTTCCTTTATTGAAAAACCACATGGTGACGGCAATTGGATAAACGGTGGCTTTTTTGTGTGCCAGCCGGAAGTAATGAATTTTATAAATGGTGATCATACCATTTTTGAACGTGAGCCATTGGAAAATCTGGCAAAAGAAGGTGAACTGTACGCATATAAACATCAGGGTTTCTGGCAGTGCATGGACACCCTGCGTGATAAAACGTATTTGAATGAAATGTGGGAAAGCGGTAAGGCACAATGGAAAAAATGGTAA
- a CDS encoding glycosyltransferase, with amino-acid sequence MKKIKALSTVYAHHETHGPGIYHNELLAKYCSEVDILYSNVMETTWKFPDNVRLITDRQEIIPWDTIYAKPVHIKWMYFLKYTRLMLKLIRKNKYDLVVLFNPPALLSYRIIKAFVPEKTKIWYHNYDPLNSETIKKYSQQWFALKAMNNVFPTIDLFTHSEEKRNRFFPIELLKKPYHILPNYPAIELHGGEERKLNANEPVKLIFSGVISEGNTLEELIKLTQKTIDGREIHLILKGFVKDHYKESLEALVKENNVQDKVTFIPAGPWREVPEILRTAHIGIHIFHKADIISKTMGKGGSGKVFQYIAEGLPVLMSNGFKTNFEEYDWAVATDIDQDSLLKNVTHLVTSYQSLTHKAIESFKTELSCNAAFEAIFQSLVE; translated from the coding sequence TTGAAGAAAATAAAAGCGTTATCAACGGTTTACGCTCACCACGAAACCCATGGCCCGGGCATTTACCACAATGAATTATTGGCCAAGTATTGTTCGGAAGTTGATATTCTTTACTCCAACGTAATGGAAACCACCTGGAAATTTCCGGACAACGTACGGTTAATTACCGACCGACAAGAAATTATTCCATGGGATACCATTTACGCAAAACCGGTGCATATTAAATGGATGTATTTTCTCAAATACACCCGACTCATGCTTAAGCTAATACGAAAAAACAAGTATGATTTGGTTGTTTTATTCAACCCTCCTGCCCTGCTTTCGTATCGCATTATAAAAGCTTTTGTTCCTGAAAAAACCAAAATATGGTATCACAATTACGACCCGTTGAACAGTGAAACCATCAAAAAATACTCACAGCAATGGTTTGCCCTAAAAGCTATGAATAATGTGTTTCCAACCATTGATTTGTTCACACATTCCGAGGAAAAACGAAATCGGTTTTTCCCCATTGAGTTGTTAAAAAAACCATATCACATTTTGCCCAACTATCCCGCCATTGAGTTACACGGCGGAGAGGAGCGAAAATTAAATGCTAACGAGCCTGTTAAACTTATTTTCTCCGGCGTAATTAGTGAGGGAAATACGTTGGAAGAATTAATAAAACTTACACAAAAAACCATTGACGGTCGCGAAATCCATTTGATACTGAAAGGTTTTGTAAAGGATCATTACAAAGAATCATTGGAAGCCCTGGTAAAAGAAAACAATGTACAGGATAAAGTTACTTTTATTCCTGCCGGGCCGTGGCGTGAAGTGCCTGAAATACTCCGAACTGCTCACATTGGAATTCACATTTTTCACAAAGCCGACATTATTTCAAAAACCATGGGAAAAGGTGGCAGCGGGAAAGTGTTTCAATACATTGCCGAAGGTTTACCCGTGCTGATGAGTAATGGTTTTAAAACCAATTTTGAGGAATACGATTGGGCGGTAGCAACCGATATCGACCAGGATTCCCTGCTCAAAAATGTCACCCATCTTGTAACCAGCTACCAAAGCCTTACGCATAAAGCTATCGAAAGTTTTAAAACTGAATTGAGTTGTAACGCGGCGTTTGAAGCCATATTCCAATCACTGGTTGAATAA
- a CDS encoding class I SAM-dependent methyltransferase gives MVPTLLQLIYDSGEITDSNLQVRKFSDNVSLDEAKLLNRIVEETEAKTTLETGLAYGGSALAICGGKSTSAQNKHFGIDPNQTSVYGQAAVYNLTQAGYGNEFELLEGPSHIMIPKLIERGETLDFAFVDGWHTFDYTLIDFFMIDKMLKPGGYVAFHDMYAPSKQKVLRFILSHRKYSIAKKYLVRGNESKITTLKFFLWRMYKYPALIFSSYHWKFQFKNSSGLIVLQKNEQFEPDFDFYKSF, from the coding sequence GTGGTACCAACTCTTCTTCAACTCATTTACGATTCGGGAGAAATTACCGACTCAAATTTGCAGGTTCGAAAATTTTCAGACAATGTTTCACTGGATGAAGCAAAGCTTTTAAACAGGATTGTTGAAGAAACAGAAGCTAAAACAACACTTGAAACCGGTCTTGCTTACGGTGGCTCTGCCCTGGCCATTTGCGGCGGTAAAAGCACGTCGGCTCAAAACAAACACTTTGGCATTGATCCGAATCAAACTTCGGTGTATGGCCAAGCCGCTGTTTATAACCTTACTCAGGCCGGATATGGAAATGAATTTGAATTGCTGGAGGGTCCCAGTCACATAATGATACCCAAATTGATTGAACGCGGAGAAACGCTTGATTTTGCATTTGTGGACGGCTGGCATACATTCGACTACACGTTAATCGATTTTTTTATGATCGACAAAATGTTAAAACCGGGTGGTTACGTGGCTTTTCACGATATGTATGCTCCCTCAAAACAAAAAGTGCTTAGGTTTATTCTCAGCCATCGCAAGTACAGCATTGCTAAAAAATACCTGGTGCGTGGAAACGAATCCAAAATAACCACACTTAAATTCTTTCTTTGGCGGATGTACAAGTACCCCGCTTTGATATTCTCTTCTTACCATTGGAAATTTCAGTTTAAAAACAGCTCCGGTTTAATCGTTCTTCAAAAAAACGAACAGTTTGAACCGGATTTTGACTTTTACAAAAGCTTTTAA
- a CDS encoding glycosyltransferase: MVDENPKHPTVLCIFMEFAPVNTTGAFRSIKFIKYLPQFGVKPVVVSIDEQEASVVFNAKIDTALNDEISPSVPVYRFKLDQWKPAKNKVIAFLKIFFSIKDRIAENWKHNFFRSVDSVIKKHKPDIIYTSVPPFSAGELAYQLSKKYNIPFVLDMRDLWAMLGTSPFPTYFHHSLTRKNEYKLFKHARFVTTVTPQVVDIFKSTHNLPESKFRLIQNGFDSSTEHLSPFEFSPFKDKIRIGYTGAFYYYPENNDDRNLAWWKRKGHRKLHYSPVDEDWKYRSPYYFLKCLSMLKNVSPEVYAKIEVEFIGNVPAWLPEMISEFDLTDKVIISGFLPKTEVLERQQNFDLVLATSEKIVGKEHYCLPSKLFDYPGLEKPIVGFVTEGIQKEFINKSGLGVTFDPDNLETSVNELLTFLSSTKKFIPDTEYLNTYSRLNLAAKLAELFKEI, from the coding sequence ATGGTTGATGAAAACCCGAAACACCCAACGGTATTATGCATTTTCATGGAGTTTGCTCCTGTAAATACCACGGGTGCATTCCGAAGCATAAAATTTATTAAATACCTGCCTCAATTTGGGGTAAAACCTGTGGTGGTTTCTATTGATGAACAGGAGGCAAGTGTTGTGTTCAATGCTAAAATTGACACGGCATTAAATGACGAAATCAGCCCTTCGGTACCCGTTTATCGTTTTAAACTCGATCAATGGAAACCGGCTAAAAATAAGGTAATCGCTTTCCTCAAAATATTTTTTAGTATTAAGGACAGAATTGCTGAAAACTGGAAACACAACTTTTTTCGCTCAGTTGATTCAGTAATAAAAAAACACAAACCCGATATTATTTACACGTCGGTTCCACCATTCAGTGCCGGAGAACTGGCTTATCAACTATCAAAAAAATACAACATTCCGTTTGTGTTGGATATGAGGGATTTGTGGGCAATGCTCGGAACATCGCCATTTCCCACCTATTTCCATCACAGTTTAACCCGAAAAAACGAATACAAACTGTTTAAACACGCCAGGTTTGTAACAACAGTAACACCGCAGGTGGTTGACATTTTCAAATCAACCCACAACCTTCCAGAAAGTAAATTCAGGCTTATCCAAAACGGCTTTGACTCCTCCACCGAACATTTGTCACCGTTCGAATTTTCACCTTTTAAGGATAAAATACGGATTGGTTACACAGGTGCTTTTTACTATTACCCTGAAAACAACGACGACAGGAATCTTGCCTGGTGGAAACGAAAAGGACACCGAAAGTTACATTACAGCCCGGTAGATGAAGACTGGAAATATCGGTCACCCTATTATTTCCTGAAGTGTCTGAGCATGTTAAAGAATGTTTCACCGGAAGTATATGCCAAAATTGAAGTTGAATTTATTGGCAACGTTCCGGCATGGTTACCTGAAATGATATCCGAATTTGATTTAACAGATAAAGTTATTATTTCCGGCTTTTTACCCAAAACGGAGGTGCTTGAACGGCAGCAAAATTTTGATTTGGTACTGGCCACTTCAGAGAAAATTGTTGGCAAGGAACATTACTGTTTGCCTTCTAAATTGTTCGACTACCCTGGGCTTGAAAAACCCATTGTTGGTTTTGTAACCGAAGGCATTCAAAAGGAGTTTATCAATAAAAGCGGCTTAGGCGTAACCTTTGATCCAGACAATTTAGAAACATCTGTTAATGAGTTGCTTACCTTCCTTTCTTCCACAAAAAAATTTATTCCTGACACTGAATATTTGAATACATATTCTCGATTAAATTTGGCCGCTAAACTGGCCGAATTGTTTAAGGAAATATAA
- the wecB gene encoding UDP-N-acetylglucosamine 2-epimerase (non-hydrolyzing), which produces MIVSVFGARPQFVKAAVLSRALSQLGIKEKIIHTGQHYDDKMSSVFFTELGLPGVEKNLHVGSGNHGEQTGRMMMAIEQFLLEQYEQVKAVLVYGDTNSTIAGALVAAKLHIPVIHVEAGLRSYNRLMPEEVNRVLTDHLSAALFCSSETGVENLAREGLTNHVYDVGDIMQDAVNTFLPIALSKNYDTKSLTGLSKYNLITVHRPENTDHPEKMNLFLEMISQLDGSFIWPVHPRNNKSIRDYNIPPNLTLCEPFSYLEMLTVLNACESVITDSGGMQKEAYWLKKPCITIREQTEWVETLHNNWNKLSPILDNKLVEDFAAKPTLNTWKPLYGDGKSGITMAETIKKLYY; this is translated from the coding sequence ATGATCGTTTCCGTTTTTGGTGCCCGACCTCAATTTGTTAAAGCAGCCGTTTTGTCAAGAGCTCTTTCACAATTGGGTATAAAAGAAAAAATCATCCACACCGGTCAGCACTATGATGATAAAATGAGCTCCGTGTTTTTTACGGAACTCGGCCTTCCGGGAGTTGAAAAAAACCTCCACGTTGGCTCCGGCAATCATGGTGAACAAACCGGCAGAATGATGATGGCCATTGAGCAATTTTTGCTGGAACAGTATGAGCAGGTAAAAGCGGTATTGGTTTATGGCGACACCAACAGCACCATTGCGGGAGCATTAGTCGCGGCCAAATTGCACATACCCGTAATTCATGTGGAAGCCGGCCTGAGAAGTTACAATCGGCTGATGCCCGAGGAAGTGAACCGGGTTTTAACCGACCATCTCTCTGCCGCACTGTTTTGCAGTAGCGAAACCGGTGTTGAAAATCTTGCCAGGGAAGGTTTGACCAATCATGTTTACGACGTTGGCGACATAATGCAGGATGCGGTAAACACCTTTTTACCCATTGCCTTATCAAAAAATTACGATACTAAAAGCTTAACCGGTTTGAGCAAGTATAACCTTATTACGGTTCACCGACCTGAAAATACAGACCACCCGGAAAAAATGAATTTGTTTTTGGAGATGATATCTCAACTAGATGGGTCATTCATTTGGCCTGTTCATCCACGAAACAATAAAAGTATTCGGGATTATAACATCCCGCCGAATCTCACGCTTTGTGAGCCTTTTTCGTACCTGGAAATGCTTACAGTGCTGAATGCGTGTGAAAGTGTAATAACCGATTCCGGTGGAATGCAAAAAGAAGCCTATTGGCTTAAAAAACCGTGCATTACCATTCGTGAACAAACCGAATGGGTTGAAACCCTGCACAACAACTGGAACAAACTCTCCCCCATTTTAGACAACAAACTGGTTGAGGATTTTGCAGCAAAACCAACGTTAAACACGTGGAAGCCTTTGTATGGCGATGGAAAATCAGGAATTACAATGGCCGAAACAATTAAAAAGCTTTACTACTAA
- the rfbG gene encoding CDP-glucose 4,6-dehydratase yields the protein MFSEVYKGKKVLVTGNTGFKGSWLSIWLHTLGADVYGISNEIPTNPSLFEIAHLDKVVNHTFEDIRNLENMKKLIGEIKPDFLFHLAAQPIVKESYVNPIDTMTTNVIGTANILESLRCADFECTAIIITSDKCYDNVEWEWGYRETDALGGKDPYSASKGAAELMVKTYYDSYFKHADSRIRVNSVRAGNVIGGGDWAASRLVPDMFRSWSKQQTVTIRSPYSTRPWQHVLEPLSGYLRNGEALYKDKSLNGLAFNFGPNSDQNKTVLDLLVEIGKHITKTEQFDLYNVESNTSFHEAGLLKLNCDRALHYLQWKPTLHFDETVEFTARWYDTFYHQSNADMLDLTTKQISDYIRKAEERKNPWTN from the coding sequence ATGTTTTCAGAAGTTTATAAAGGTAAAAAAGTACTGGTAACCGGAAACACCGGTTTTAAAGGTTCGTGGTTGAGCATTTGGCTTCACACACTGGGTGCCGATGTTTATGGCATATCCAACGAAATACCGACCAACCCTTCGTTGTTTGAAATTGCACATTTGGATAAAGTGGTAAACCACACGTTTGAGGATATCCGCAACCTTGAAAACATGAAAAAATTGATTGGTGAGATAAAACCTGATTTTTTGTTTCACCTCGCTGCACAGCCCATTGTTAAGGAATCGTACGTAAACCCCATTGATACCATGACAACCAATGTGATTGGTACGGCTAACATTTTGGAAAGCCTTCGCTGTGCCGATTTTGAGTGTACGGCCATAATCATTACCAGCGACAAATGTTACGACAATGTGGAATGGGAATGGGGTTACCGCGAAACCGATGCACTTGGAGGCAAGGATCCCTACAGTGCGTCGAAAGGTGCCGCCGAATTAATGGTAAAAACGTATTACGATTCCTATTTTAAACATGCTGATTCACGGATACGGGTTAACTCGGTGCGGGCCGGGAATGTAATAGGCGGCGGCGATTGGGCAGCAAGCCGATTGGTTCCTGATATGTTTCGATCTTGGTCGAAACAACAAACGGTAACCATCCGAAGCCCCTATTCCACTCGCCCATGGCAACATGTTTTGGAACCTCTTTCTGGTTATTTGAGAAATGGGGAAGCCTTGTATAAAGACAAAAGTTTAAACGGCTTGGCATTCAATTTTGGTCCAAATTCTGACCAAAATAAAACTGTTTTGGATCTATTGGTCGAAATTGGAAAACACATTACTAAAACCGAACAATTTGATTTGTATAATGTAGAATCAAATACATCGTTTCATGAAGCTGGATTGTTAAAACTCAACTGTGACAGGGCTTTGCATTATCTTCAGTGGAAACCAACACTTCATTTTGATGAAACAGTAGAATTTACGGCAAGATGGTATGACACTTTTTATCATCAATCAAATGCCGATATGCTTGATTTGACTACCAAACAAATATCAGATTATATTAGAAAGGCTGAAGAACGCAAAAACCCATGGACAAATTAA
- a CDS encoding SDR family oxidoreductase — translation MTKRTRILITGGTGYLGGRISEYLNEIEEFEVTIASRNPKNNKVIKVIEAHQNTPNLEKIIKDFDVVIHLAAVDAPTCQNEIEQAINVNIIGTTKWIEASKKAGVSNFIYFSTIHVYGNQPNILFINEETCTKPNHPYSITHKAAEDFVLTNSSGNFKTYVFRLSNAVGYPARKMTQWHLLVPDICQNLVKKNVFYLKSNPATARDFISIKSVCKTVKSFITKKNNIDSGVYNISSGINTEIGELTNQIVKLYNQTYSKNAEVIFQTPYSALSKFPEIVNEKTKNLGIPLESDLNEEILGLLQYCIEND, via the coding sequence TTGACCAAAAGAACCCGCATATTGATTACCGGTGGAACGGGATATTTAGGTGGTAGGATAAGTGAATACCTGAACGAAATTGAAGAATTTGAAGTTACTATCGCATCTAGAAACCCAAAAAATAATAAAGTAATAAAAGTTATTGAAGCCCACCAAAACACTCCAAACTTAGAAAAAATTATTAAAGATTTTGATGTAGTAATCCACTTAGCTGCGGTTGATGCACCAACTTGTCAAAATGAAATTGAACAAGCAATAAACGTTAACATTATCGGAACAACCAAATGGATTGAAGCCTCAAAAAAGGCAGGTGTTTCGAATTTTATATATTTCTCTACCATACATGTTTATGGCAACCAACCGAACATTTTGTTTATTAATGAAGAAACCTGCACAAAACCAAATCACCCCTACTCCATAACACATAAAGCGGCTGAAGATTTCGTTTTGACCAATTCTTCGGGTAACTTCAAAACGTATGTTTTCAGGCTATCGAACGCCGTCGGATATCCGGCGAGAAAAATGACTCAATGGCATTTATTAGTACCTGATATTTGCCAAAATTTGGTCAAAAAAAATGTGTTTTATTTAAAGAGCAATCCTGCAACGGCAAGAGATTTTATTTCTATAAAATCGGTTTGCAAAACGGTTAAATCTTTTATTACTAAAAAAAATAACATTGACAGTGGTGTTTATAATATTTCATCTGGAATTAACACGGAAATCGGGGAACTGACTAATCAAATCGTCAAACTATATAATCAAACCTATTCTAAAAATGCTGAGGTCATTTTTCAAACACCCTATTCTGCACTTTCCAAATTTCCTGAAATTGTAAATGAGAAAACCAAAAATTTAGGAATACCATTAGAAAGTGACTTGAATGAAGAAATTTTAGGACTTCTACAATATTGCATTGAAAATGATTGA
- a CDS encoding glycosyltransferase family 4 protein, producing MIDILVFSHACLKRVNRLVFNQLNKEYGYTIKIVAPSVLNVEGMSQKHDKVLNGDVDVIFKALTKSNPRVYQFEETEKILNQYNPKVIYLDNDPVSLQAIKIGKWAKKNNSKLICLSCENLSFGMSESLKRLGLRGIPTSIFKNILTLFSKKLVSHVFTINSAGNGLFKALGFKSVSMIVLGFDPNIFNPDRKKRENGRNQLDISENMVVISYIGRMVPEKGVHHLINSLTYLKDNSNWILLLDKFSNQITPYQEEIIQLIKSAEIEDKVRYFEADHSEVATFMNAADVVVLPSVSTKKWVEQYGRVAPEAMACGKIVIVSNSGALPDLVQTHGIITEEADEISLGSKLKSIVEDFEDYQKIGLEAAEYARKNLSTNKQAAQIDTILKKLSTLN from the coding sequence ATGATTGATATACTCGTTTTTTCACATGCCTGTCTAAAAAGAGTTAATCGATTGGTTTTTAATCAATTAAACAAAGAATATGGTTACACCATTAAAATTGTTGCCCCAAGTGTTTTGAACGTTGAAGGAATGTCTCAAAAACACGACAAAGTGCTAAATGGGGATGTTGACGTAATTTTCAAAGCATTAACAAAGTCTAATCCGAGAGTTTACCAATTTGAAGAAACCGAAAAAATACTAAACCAATACAACCCCAAAGTAATATATCTCGACAACGACCCAGTGAGTTTGCAGGCAATAAAAATTGGAAAATGGGCAAAAAAAAATAACAGTAAGCTTATTTGTTTGTCGTGCGAGAATCTCAGTTTTGGCATGTCTGAATCATTAAAAAGACTTGGCCTTCGGGGAATTCCGACTTCCATTTTCAAAAATATTCTGACCTTATTTTCTAAAAAATTGGTAAGTCATGTATTTACAATAAACAGTGCCGGAAATGGTTTATTCAAAGCTCTTGGGTTTAAATCAGTTTCAATGATAGTGCTCGGTTTTGATCCAAACATTTTTAATCCAGACAGAAAAAAGCGAGAAAATGGACGAAATCAACTTGATATTTCTGAAAATATGGTTGTCATCTCTTACATTGGAAGAATGGTTCCTGAAAAAGGTGTCCACCATTTAATAAACAGTTTGACTTACCTTAAAGATAATTCGAATTGGATTTTATTATTAGATAAATTTAGCAATCAAATAACTCCATATCAAGAAGAAATAATCCAATTGATTAAATCTGCAGAAATTGAAGATAAAGTTCGATATTTTGAAGCCGACCATAGCGAGGTTGCAACCTTTATGAATGCTGCCGATGTGGTGGTATTGCCTTCTGTTTCAACAAAAAAATGGGTGGAGCAATACGGACGTGTTGCTCCTGAGGCCATGGCATGTGGAAAAATTGTGATTGTTTCTAACAGCGGTGCACTACCCGACTTGGTTCAAACACATGGCATTATTACGGAGGAAGCAGACGAAATCTCTTTGGGTTCAAAGCTAAAATCAATTGTTGAAGATTTTGAAGATTACCAGAAAATCGGATTGGAAGCTGCGGAATATGCCCGAAAAAACCTTTCGACCAATAAACAGGCTGCTCAGATTGATACAATTCTTAAGAAACTTTCAACACTAAATTGA
- a CDS encoding WxcM-like domain-containing protein produces MDKLIEGVELTPLKIISNESGSVRHGLKCSESQFHQFGEAYFSTVNGGIIKGWKKHTQMISNLIVISGKIKFVIFDDREDSQTKGMFNEIILSESNYNRLTIHPRLWMAFQGLSDEPNMLLNIASIEHDPAECINEPIHSELIDYRF; encoded by the coding sequence ATGGACAAATTAATCGAGGGGGTTGAACTAACACCACTCAAAATAATTTCCAATGAGAGTGGCAGCGTCAGGCACGGGTTAAAATGTTCTGAAAGTCAATTTCACCAATTTGGTGAAGCTTATTTTTCTACGGTCAACGGGGGAATTATTAAGGGCTGGAAAAAGCATACCCAAATGATTTCAAATCTTATAGTTATATCAGGTAAAATAAAATTTGTCATTTTTGACGATAGAGAAGATAGTCAAACCAAAGGCATGTTCAACGAAATAATCCTTTCAGAATCCAATTATAACAGACTCACCATACACCCAAGACTATGGATGGCTTTTCAAGGATTGAGCGATGAGCCCAATATGTTGTTAAACATCGCAAGCATTGAACATGATCCGGCTGAATGCATCAATGAGCCAATTCATTCGGAGCTTATTGATTACCGTTTTTGA
- a CDS encoding glycosyltransferase family 4 protein, translating into MGEQLNRFGVLQTFFTSYAYQKNTGFRKIAKRVDKENIDAQRFKTHILLAVFIKALPNYSHFWNTLFDRWVARKIKRSDASIFIGWSGMSLHSLRAAKKKGMITILERGSSHISYQNEILSAEYQKFDIDFSINPRVIKKEEAEYAEVDYISIPSLFVKNSFIEKGVNPAKLVLNNYGVSGYFSPPKDQPKNDKFTILYLGSLSVRKGLIYMFEALNKLNIPATDYEVWFVGSISDEVLNEKLKSFDKTNWKFWGHVNHYEVAELIAKTHVAVHPSLEEGLSTVIPQIMACEVPVISTTNTGGEDLITDKENGFIVPIRDSQAIANCIEYLYHHPVIYKKMVSDLKKTIPNLTWNSYGERYHHFLYNLIKSA; encoded by the coding sequence TTGGGCGAACAACTTAATCGTTTTGGTGTTTTACAAACCTTTTTCACTTCGTACGCCTATCAAAAAAATACCGGGTTCCGAAAAATTGCCAAACGAGTTGACAAGGAAAACATTGATGCCCAAAGGTTTAAAACCCATATTCTGTTAGCTGTTTTTATAAAAGCTCTTCCCAACTACAGCCACTTTTGGAATACGTTATTCGACCGCTGGGTGGCTCGGAAAATCAAAAGAAGTGATGCCAGCATTTTTATTGGTTGGAGCGGAATGAGTCTTCACTCGTTGAGGGCTGCCAAAAAGAAAGGCATGATAACCATTTTGGAAAGAGGTTCGTCGCACATATCCTATCAAAACGAAATATTGAGTGCCGAATACCAAAAATTTGATATTGATTTTTCCATCAACCCAAGAGTAATTAAAAAAGAAGAAGCGGAATACGCAGAAGTGGATTACATCAGTATCCCATCACTTTTTGTTAAAAACTCATTCATTGAAAAAGGTGTAAACCCCGCCAAGCTGGTTCTTAACAATTACGGTGTGAGCGGTTATTTTTCGCCGCCGAAAGACCAACCAAAAAACGATAAGTTTACCATACTTTACCTGGGCAGTTTATCGGTTCGCAAAGGGCTTATTTACATGTTCGAAGCCTTGAATAAACTGAATATTCCGGCTACAGATTATGAGGTTTGGTTCGTCGGCTCAATTTCGGACGAGGTGTTGAATGAGAAACTCAAATCATTTGACAAAACCAACTGGAAGTTTTGGGGACATGTAAATCACTATGAGGTGGCGGAATTAATTGCAAAAACACATGTGGCTGTGCATCCGTCGCTGGAAGAAGGTTTGAGTACCGTTATTCCACAAATCATGGCGTGCGAAGTTCCGGTTATATCAACAACCAACACAGGTGGTGAGGATTTGATAACAGATAAAGAAAACGGCTTTATCGTTCCAATTCGCGATTCGCAAGCCATTGCCAATTGCATTGAGTATTTGTATCACCATCCTGTCATTTACAAAAAAATGGTATCCGATTTAAAAAAAACCATACCCAATTTAACCTGGAATTCATACGGTGAGCGGTATCACCATTTTCTTTACAACTTAATAAAATCAGCATGA
- a CDS encoding FkbM family methyltransferase, which translates to MNRFFVRALNRLGLVNKVSTASTLTLNNRTYNIPLLKGVGMPNFYISEPWMIDVMKLVLSIENKRFLDIGVNVGQTLLKLKSVSPEIDYIGFEPNPTCVDYVNKLIKRNGIANARLVPVGLADRTMLGELKFYDTKDADDTASILEEFRPEQKVVGRQYIPLFSVDDLKKTLDLSEISVVKIDVEGADWKWLKAFRKNL; encoded by the coding sequence ATGAATAGATTTTTTGTCAGAGCACTGAACCGTTTGGGTTTGGTAAACAAGGTTAGTACTGCAAGTACATTAACATTGAACAACAGAACGTATAACATTCCGCTGCTGAAAGGTGTTGGCATGCCCAATTTCTACATTTCAGAGCCCTGGATGATTGACGTAATGAAATTGGTGCTATCCATCGAAAACAAACGGTTTTTGGATATTGGTGTAAACGTGGGTCAAACACTTCTTAAACTCAAAAGTGTTTCACCCGAAATTGATTACATCGGTTTTGAACCAAACCCCACCTGCGTTGATTATGTGAACAAACTTATTAAACGCAATGGCATTGCAAATGCCCGACTTGTTCCTGTTGGGCTTGCAGATAGAACCATGTTAGGCGAATTGAAGTTTTACGACACCAAAGATGCCGATGACACGGCTTCCATTCTTGAAGAGTTCAGACCTGAACAAAAAGTGGTTGGGCGGCAATACATTCCGCTTTTTTCGGTGGATGATTTGAAGAAAACCCTTGATTTGTCGGAAATCTCTGTTGTAAAAATTGACGTTGAAGGAGCCGACTGGAAGTGGTTAAAAGCTTTCAGAAAGAATTTGTAA